CTAACCCTCCATAGTGGTGTGTCagtttttttaacctttttacagtggtaatttgTCTCTGGTCCACTTGTTTGAtgaaccaaattttcgtttttcactTCTTCACTGACAAGGCTCCTAATTTCCTTTAGAAACTGAACCTTTTATCAGCTAGGCCTATTGACTGTTAAGTGACGTTATTTAACAAGAAAATGATTGGTTACAGTGGTTAGGATGCCTATCGAGTTGGATGCAGGTCGCTGAGCATGAAAGAAAGATAAGAGTATCACCTTGTCCAACTCTAGCTTCTTATAACAACAGCAGTACCAATAATTGTTTgccaaaacattttttaatcGAGATTGACCTTAAAGTTCTCACAATGTGATTCAATGGTTTTGTGAGATTGGCTGCTTTTGCTGGCCTGCAATATGGCTAAATCATCTTCACAGCTCGGCTGTATGCATTTAAAAATACAACGTCGTATATAGTTGTTTAAtaggaataaaaataataggACCAGCATGCACGCTACATTATCAATGTAGTTTTGGctttgaataataattgtttctaCACTAATTTTGTTGTGGAAATAAAGCAATAATTTCACTCCTAATACAACTAATCACCTGTTATTCCAACACACCAAAATACAGTCCAGACATCCATTCTATTGAAAAAAGGCTTTCtgaaaattaaactaaaagGATGATGTTCTAAGTTCAGTACAATGAATTTCACAACAAAATAATGAAGATGGTCACAAGGGTTAAGGAAAGTAAAAGGTAAAAGTTAAGGAGATTGTATTTGTGAAGATAATTATTCCATAGGTCTGGGGCTTGATTTGATATTGCAAGTGAGGTCCACATCTCAAGGTAATTGATCAATATTCCATCTTTGCCCCCAAGGTTCTTTCTCTTGACTCAAAATAGAAATTTGCAAATAGAAATCAATATCATTATTAAAGAGGTGTTAGGCTCTGACTCTCTCACCTTCCTCATTGCTCAACACCCATACCCTCTGAGCAGAACAGACTGCTTTAAGATATAGACCTAAACTTGACATTCCTTCAATGATTCTTACCAATTTTCTAGGTGATGGTTGTAAAAGACATAGTAAATAAAGCACACATTTCCAGAGAGAAAAAGGAAGGTCCATAGGGAAATGCGAGTAAGACGTCTATCCTAAAAGAAAAAGGCAGCCAAAAATATATGTATGCACAATATTTAACATAACCACTGTTACCGTAGAGTGTCAATGGCTAAAAGTTTTGTGTTCCTTGGGAGGACAAAAACATTCAAAGAAAGTGTTCAGATGATAATTTCATTGACGGTTCATATACCCAAGAGAAGATAAACATgaataattttctttgaagaaaaaaacagaataataagaaaataatttcagGTGTGAAACACTCTTTTGTTAATAATAATCCTATAGAGGAGGCAACAGTGCATGAAATTCAGGATGATCAAGTTGTTGACATGCTATAAATTTAGTGTGATTCATTACATCATCACCTGTCATTTAAAAATACCTTTGCCATTAACATGTTATTGACAACAATAGTGGATTGCCAACCTTGAGGGAAACCTGTCTTTTAACAGTGTTGTTGGCATGAAGGAATGTCCCACACAAGCCAATGAACACCAGAATACCTAAAATAAACCAACAGGTctgtttttaatgtttttctttttcctgacGAGAGCTTTGTGCATCTCAAAATATTCTTTAAAATGGATGGGCTAAACTGATTGCTGTACCCTAAATACTATCATGCTTTCTACTGCTATTTATCCactaccaataataataatattagtataaTAATCTTTTGGCACCTTcttgatggtgatgatgacaaCCATTCCAAGGAGCTGTTCTTAGATGTTCATGTCTGGCAATTTTTGCCAaacaacttcagaataccctgGCACTTACGAATGGCTTAACTGTATGTAGCTCCCATGCTCCTGTAGTCCAATGATAATGTTCAATGAAACCAGTGCTCCCACACTCCCATAGTCCAATAACAATGTTTAATGAAACTAGACCTTCCCCAGTCCTGCACTCCCCTTGAGCAAATAATAACTTGACATGCCAGTATATCCAGAGCAATGCATACAGTTTGTCACCAGGCTTCAACAACCAAGCATACAACATATCTGAATTATTTTGATTACTGAGCATTTTAAGATCATTTCATGCTGCGATATTGATGGTGCTAGTGACTGCGGCAGCAGCATTTGAAGACGACAATTAAGTGGTGGGATATTCTGAAGATTAGGTAATTTTGTACTTGTCTACTTTGATACTGAAATGAGTAGTACATTTTCCTAGATGAATTTACTCTATGGGGCAAGTCACCAAAGTAGTTTGCAGCGTTTGCCACCAGTCGACAAACAAATGTAGCAAAATGCCATTGGCTCCTCAATTATGGTTATTATTTATTCACACTAGTACTACACACCTAGTCGATGGTCCCACATTATTCTGCTCATCAATAACAGCACGAATGGTAAGCTTTTTTCAATCCAGTTTATTGTTCCTTGAAATTCAACTCTGTCTCCACCTGAGCGGCCATTTCCGTTGGTGTTATTCGACGTCCCAGTGTGTGCCTCGCCGTTTTCGAGGTCAACCTCGCTGGAATTTCCCGAATTGCTATTGACAGCGGTATAACTAGGGACTCTGTTTGCCTCTGTCTGATTCAAATTGTTCCCATCTGTTAATACCTCAGTTATATTGACGTATGTCGAAGGAGAAAGCGGTGAAAGTGGAGAACTAGTTGTTGAACGAGACGTTGGACTTCGATGTCCGAAACTAGGGACAAACTCTCGAATAACTGATCTGATTGGGTTCAAGGGTGTCAGAGTGATTTGACCATTCCCTGAGGTGTACGACCATGAGGCTGAACGGGAATGTGAGCTCCTCTGATGAAAGGATGAGGCTCTTGAATTGGAAGGATAGACTCCATGATGGTCCGCCATTTTCAACTTATGACGATTGTCACTACGGATGTGAGCGGCGAGGTCTG
The Acropora muricata isolate sample 2 chromosome 3, ASM3666990v1, whole genome shotgun sequence genome window above contains:
- the LOC136911601 gene encoding E3 ubiquitin-protein ligase RNFT1-like is translated as MVLNWLVPDLAAHIRSDNRHKLKMADHHGVYPSNSRASSFHQRSSHSRSASWSYTSGNGQITLTPLNPIRSVIREFVPSFGHRSPTSRSTTSSPLSPLSPSTYVNITEVLTDGNNLNQTEANRVPSYTAVNSNSGNSSEVDLENGEAHTGTSNNTNGNGRSGGDRVEFQGTINWIEKSLPFVLLLMSRIMWDHRLGILVFIGLCGTFLHANNTVKRQVSLKDRRLTRISLWTFLFLSGNVCFIYYVFYNHHLENCLIFRKPFFNRMDVWTVFWCVGITDFAIRFITMAFKSMVVIQHRKVIPFRRRGKLYLLTENFSQLYRMLVPVPLWLAYFTDYNYGGEYFALIATTIYVLLKIRMIFGKLQEVYAACKVFGQDEQYGSPPSKQEIAEAGNSCPICQEELKDPIMLRACKHIFCEDCISLWFDRERTCPMCRAKVVADPTWRDGSTASYAILF